In Botrytis cinerea B05.10 chromosome 3, complete sequence, the genomic stretch GATCTCCACGGAGTATGCTACAAATAACGTCAAGAATATGAGTAAGACCAATGAGTTGAGGTATGCTGCTTTTGTTGTCAAGCTGATAGGTTCGTGCCGCAGCAATAGCTCGTTGAACATGCTCAATTCCATCTACTCCGGCGGACTTCAAGTGGGCAAGAGCTTCCATAAGGGATGCAACAATGTATACAGAACGATCTCCCTGTTGATTTGCAAGGATTGAAATGCCTCGAATACTTTGAATAGCCGCATGGTTATCTGTTGGAGTCCTTAATTGTAAAGCATGTGATGCTCTTAGAAATCGGAATACATAGACCCAGGAATTGTGTTGATAGCTAACAACAGTTAGTGATTATAGAAAACATATGGGACTGTTTACATACGCTTGCGCATCAGAGATGTGGCTGTCAAGTGTCTTCATTGCTGCTTTCGGATTTTTCTCAAACATCAATCGAGCGAATAAGAACTGCATTACGTATTTGAGGTCGTAGTAGTGATTCTAATCTCATATTAGAAACCTTAGccatgaaaaagaaaatgtgcCATACTCTTTCGCAAAGGATTATGCCTTGACTAAGCATGGTCTCTGCCTCTGCATAGTTGTTTGTCTCTTCGTATATAATGCCGGCGATCCGTAATCGAACTCTAGCTTCCAATCTTGCAGACAATTTCAATTGCTTCAAAGCAATCGTCAAACATTCCAAGCCCATAGTAATCAGTTTGTGATATTCGTGAACATTTTCTTCCGTCATGGCGATCGCAACTGCTGGTGCAAGTTCATGCGCTGCACCGAAATACTCCTCTGCCAGCGATATCAAGAGTAGAGGATAATCAAGTTCCATCGGGGGTTTCGTATGGGCCATTTGAGGATTTATTTGCTCCATTGGCATGTTTGAAGGAGGCTGTATGCGATGTTGTGGAGCGCGTTGACTGATAGGATATTGTTGCTGGATGGGTTGTGGGATTTGAACCTGAACCTGAACTTgaggttgagattgaggttgaggttgaggttgaggttgataATACTGCGACGCGGTGGATGGAGCCGTATGGAAATTGTCGGGCGCATATCCAGTCGCGGGCATGTCATATTGAAGTCGAGCATTGTGATTCCAATATGATGTTTGGCCCTGTTGCATGTCTCCTCCCATCTGGTATTGTTGCATGTTTGCACCATTCTGCATCATCATACCGTTCCTGCCGTATTGAGGCGAATTGTCCTGCGGAGGATATGCATTTGGATCATACCCGGGCCAAATATTGGGCATGCCATGATTTCGAGACATAACTCGCCCCTCTGTTGAAATAGCCCTCCGTCAAAATATATCGGCGCGGTGGTGAAATCTAAGAGATAGGACGATATAAATGAATGTTCACGAACATGTCCAGAACATTGAAAGGACGAATGACATAAGAATGCTCTCTGCAAGGATGCCAACTAGATGATCAACGTGAGCCAATGAGAACCGAAGGGTTTCACCGAGGTCCTTCCCGACAATCTCCATGAGTTTTCACCACAATTTTGCAAGTGGGTGGGTGTTGTGGGTGTGAAGCAAAAGGAGGTCTGGTCTGTACCGTACATCTGCTGGCGTATGTACTTCACTCACTACTTATAACCTGTTCcatctcccttcttcttttcttgtacCAATTGCAATTACAATTCGCTTCCTTTTCAATAGATGTGTGTATACCTACGTATCTAGTACAATCTGTCAATTTGTCTTTCGTTAGAAGAAGCGACCATTTCACGCCCTGTTGCACCAAAACAGTTCTAgaagctttttaataaacGTTATTCACAAACCAATTAGGATGGAGTGGCTTGGACATGCAAAGATTGGATTTACCCATCCTCCAAACCCCATAAACTTCAAAAGCAAAGATGGTTCTACAACAGATCTTCTCAAAATATGTGAAGAGTCAACTCCACCGTGTCGTCTCAACCCCCTTTTATTCAACGGTAAAGAAATTCTTCCCTGCAATGGTCGATTTGGACGTGAAGTGACTAACTCCCATAGGTCACATGCAAACGTTCTGGACAGTTGTCAAGAACGATGGACCTCCCATTTTCTATAAACGAAAGCTatttgagaatgaggatCCAGCTTTCCAAGGCTCTTTTGCTGTTGATTTCGTAGTCCATGAGCCGCATAGCGAGGTTGATGATACTTTGCCTATCCGTACTGTATACTATACGGATGAAGAGTTCTCAGGAATTGCATCTTTAGATAGCCGACCAATGCTTGTGACCTTACATGGACTTTCCGGCGGTTCTTACGAGATCTATCTTAAGCATGTATTGGAGCCTTTGGTTGGAGCCGATCATGCTTCCAAATGGGAGGCATGCGTTATCAATAGTCGTGGATGTGCCAAACATAAAATCACGAGCAGTGTCCTGTACAATGCAAGAGCTACGTGGGATACTCGCCAGACAATTGCTTGGCTGAGAAAGACTTTTCCCAACAGACCTTTGTTTGGTATCGGTTTCTCTCTAGGAGCTAACATTCTTACCAATGTACGTTTCTCAGTTGTTCCCGTTCACTTAATCTTCCCTAGCTGTAcacatcttctttccccCCTGCCGTTTGCCTCTCAAGTTTTGCCATAATTCCTACGTATCCTTGTATTCACACCTTGCCTTTATTGACATATCCTAGTACATCGCCGAAGAAGGAGATGCATGCGTCCTCAAAGCCGCCGTCGTCTGTTCCAACCCTTGGAACTTAGATGCTGGATCACTCGCTCTCCAAAGAACCTGGCTTGGAAGAGAAGTTTACTCCAAGACCATGGGTAGCAATATGAAAAGACTCGTTGAACTTCACCATGACCAGATCATTAAAAATCCCAAGATTGATTTCGACAAGATCAGAAACATTACCTACCTGCACGAATTCGACCGACAAATTCAAGGTCCTGCTTGGGGTTATCCTACAGAGGGTGCATACTACAGAGACGCTTCATCAACAGATTCGCTGCTCGCTGTGAAAATTCCTCTTTTTGCTATAAATGCTGAGGATGACCCTGTAAGTATCACCCACCCCTCTTGGACCTCAGTGGCCACTAACATATCTACAGATCGCTACCGGTGAATGCTTACCACgtgaagaaatcaagaagaatcCTTACACAGTGCTATGTACCACATCTCTAGGTGGCCATTTATCATGGTTTGAAATTGGGGGTCACAGGTGGCATGCTCGCCCAGTAAGTTGAAGCTTTTTCGATTCGTATAACTACCACTAATCAAATGCAGTGTGTCAACTTCCTAAACAAAATGGCTTTTGAGGTACAGCTTGACACCATTGTTCCTCCCGACGCACACGATTCTGCTGAATTGAGTGCCCCTCGCCCTAAATTCCAACCGATGGTTCGAAAATGGACTTGAAATTCGGCTATTACAAGCAATCTGAACTAAAGATGTTGGAATATAGCGAGGCATGTTTTATAGACTTTATTTAGACATCGTAGCAATTCTCAAACACAGTAATAATCTAATGTCAATACACCGCTGGTATCTCTCAAATGCCATTTTCAATCCTCGTCCCACCCAAGTTGCATTCGCCATAACGCCCGAATATAATTATGCCTGCCTGCCTGTCTTTCCCACTCTGATAATCTTCAATTGGAAATCCGTAATTAGACCTttcaagcaaaagaaacGGTCTTCTTTTTAGGCTTCAAAGGCTTCGTTCCAGCCAATGCCTCTCCCCTTCCattatcaccatcatcatctccccctctatttctctttttcctcaAACCCTGCTTCATTTCACTtaatttttccttttgtagCTGCTGTTTTCTCTCATGCTCTGCCTTTCTTGCCTCTCGAATCTCCTCCATCTGTCGGGCTCTCATCATCTTACTCTCGATTTGACCATCCTTGTCTGCGTTTACCATTGCGAGAATTGTCATCATGGATTCCTATTTGCGCAGGTGATTAGTCCAGGTTCCTCACGTAAACGATTAATTAGTCCAATctcccaaccccaaccccaacatCAGTCCTTCCCTCTCATCCCACACGCTCCGAGACGAAAAgacagaagagaaaaaacCCACCCTATCATCCACAAAAACCTtgcccttcttctttccctttggCTTCTCTACTCCCACTGGTGTAATCATATTCAGCGCCGGGATACCCAATTCCTTCTCCGTATAaactctcctcttcttcttcaacgtCGCCAATTTACTTCCTTGCTTCTGTTGTTTTGGCGGGGCTCCCTTAGACTGTGTAGCTTTTTTGCCTTTCGATTTCGAGACTCCATCGCTTTGAGCTCGAGAAACAGTTTTGCTGTTGCGGATTCCAGAGCCGTTTGCAGCATGCTTGGATgcatttttgttttttacGGTACTGGTGCGGGAAGGCGCCATTGTGATGGTAGTTGAATTGAACGGTGGTGTTGTGAGGAGGAATGTTTGGTGATAGGATTTGGTATGCGATAAAAGATTTACTGATATGCGATGGTTTGATGGAAATTTACATTTTTTTGCCAAGAGATGCGGCGAGCTAGCGGACGGGGTGGAGCAATGAATGCCCCCCGCGAAACTTTAGAGACACCCTACGAGCCGAATAGACAATTATTTCGATGCATTACTTTGGGAGTCTGGTTATGGATCACAAATGATGAGTATACGAAATACAAGTATATAGATGTATAAATATGTGGGTTTTTTCGGATTTTTCTATACATGGCTTGGTATATTGTTTTTACCCTCCTAGGTGACTTGGATCCTTCTGagtattcttcttccagcCATTCAACATCTGACTCCAATATGTCCATTCTTAACAAGCCAAAATCTCACActaaatctttcttttgatatcattaCGTTCTCCGCTCAAGTGCTCAAAGTGCCCTTTGTACTTGGAACCTCACCCTCTCTACCCGCTACTATCGAAGTAGCCTGTCTAACTGCCACAGCCAATGCCTTGAACGCACTCTCCGCTCTGTGATGATCGTTATCACCCCTCAAACAATCCACATGCAATGTGATTCGTGCGCCCTGTGCAAAACTCTGCAGGCAATGTGGGATCATTTCACAactcaaatctccaatcttttctctcttgagTCCCAAATCTATGACAGCAAATGGACGGTTCGAAATATCGACAACGGCTCGCGAAAGTGCTTCATCGAGAGGGCAGTATGCGGATCCAAAACGTGCAATGCCCACAGGGGTACCGAGGGCCTTTGCAAATGATGTGCCGAGTGCGATACAGACGTCTTCGGCGGTATGGTGGTCATCGactaaaaataaaatttagCATTTGCATAGCCAAAGACGCATCCCACAGTAGAACAATGAGAAGATAAAAGACATACTGTGTAAATCTCCTTTGCAATTGATTGCCAAACTCCAACCAGCATGCTTCGCCAAAGCATGCAACATGTGATCCAAAAATCCAATTCCAGTATGGATAGCAATGTGTTGCGATTTTGATACTTGGGAAGCATGTCCCTCTTCACCACTCAGCAACTTCTTATCGGTATCCGCTGGGAACTCTCCCCCGTCGAGATTGATTGCCAGTTGAATGCTGGTCTCGTTGGTATCGCGCGCAAGCGCGGTTGATCTGACTGGGGCCATGGTTGTGATTGAGATATTTAGTAAGATTTGTGATGAAGGGGTTATGTATTATATCACACTTCACTACAGACAGATACTGACTCCAAAAAATTATATCGGTCGGACTATTGATCGGAATGAGCCGAGGCGGGACCATGAATAATGACGTTCCAATCAAAGCCCACGGGATTTGAAATCCTGCAATCATTCTGGTTCAACCTCATTTTGCAGGAAGACAAATGCAAACAAAAGGTTCAAAATGCACCAAACTGGTGGATTAAGAAACGAAGAAGCGAATGCTGCAGCTTGGGAGGCTGGAAAGGGTGCTGCAGTTGGCGGCGCAAAGGTAATTGACTCTTCATGCGTTTTGGTAACCATCTTTTCAGGATGTTTGTTGATTGTGATGCCGTAGTGGGGCTTGTTTGCAGCTGCATTGGGAGGTGCTGGATATGCCCTTTCTCCGATATATAAAGGATTGACGATTCAGTTCAAAGTGTGAGTTAGATTGTGATATATTAGAGAATAATCAGCTAATAATCATATGGATAGATTCATCCAGATGGGCTTTATGGTCATGGGGGGTTCGCTTGAAGCAGACCGACGCATAAGAGAATATGAGGCAAAAGTACGAATGGAGAAACGTATGATCAGGGATCGAGCTGTGTGGAAtcaatttgaagaagaatatgagCAATCCGCTTCAAAGCAAGATAAATCAAGGTAAAATTGTACTCATAAGGAGTTTTCAGAGGTTTTGTACATAACCAATATCATATACGCCAGCTGTATCACAAAGCTCCAAACTCCCCAGTAATGCTTTTTTCTCATATTTCCCATTATTTAGCAACGAATTGTCTTGAATCCATATTCAACTTGCAAAGCCTTGCAATACAACCACTTAATTGAAGAAGCGTCTGAACTCCTTCCAGAATCTTCATATGCGTGAATCCAATTTCCTTGATGAACTCTAATTTCGAATGCTCACTCAAAGTATTGACCGTCTTGGTAACCCTGAACATGGTACTGATGATATCGTGACTCGAGTATCCCAAGCCCCATAACTCGTTCAATGTCTCCAATGCAGAATCAATTTTACCCTCGTAGCATGCCTTTATCATAGCTTGTACCTTGATGGGGTGGGGTGAATCCACAACCTTGAAGACATTATCTCCATTGACGAGTCCAAAACCAGCAAAAGTCGACTGCAAATTATTGATAGCCTGGCGCATATCTCCCTCAGCGCTGAAAACTAATGCAGCCAATCCATCATCACTATATTCCACCTTCTCTGTCTCGATGATTTGTAACAATCGTTTGACTACTTGCTGATCGGTCAGTCTTGCATATCGTAAAATTGCGCATCTGGACTGTAAAGGCTCGATAATCTTATTCGATTGGTTGCATGCAAAAGCAAATCGCGTGGTGGAACTGTATATCTCCATTGTACGGCGTAAGGCTTGTTGGGCTCCAGATGTCATACTATCCGCTTCATCGAGAATAACGAGTTTATGGCGACCGGCGGGTAGTGTGACTTTCTTCTGTGCAAATCCCTTAATGCGGTTGCGCACAACGTCGATACCTATTTGTCTATGTATTAGCATAATTGACCTGTGAGTTCAACAGAAATTCCATACCTCTTTCGTCACTAGCATTCAATTCCAGTACTGCCTCCTTGTATGAATCTCCTAACAGTTGCCTAGCCAGACACAGCACACTCGTCGTCTTTCCAATACCTGGCATACCAGAAATGATAACATGTGGCATGTTTCCATCTTTCGCTATAATCTTTAGTCGTTCTATTGTCTCCGTGTTTCCTACTACATCATCGAGGAACACCGGTCGATATTTCTCAACCCTGGTTGCTTCTAATCAGCCTACTATTTTTGCAGGAGGATCTGGATAACATACCAGGGCAATTCATAATTTGTAACTCCATTAGTGTTGGCTTTCAATGCTTTCTTTGCAGCACTGGTAGAGGACTCCCCAACTTCTGGTGCCTTGCTGGTCGTCATGTTGAAATTTTTGCTAAATGTAGAGTGAGGTTGACGCGTCGAAACTGGAGAGACGcgattttcaatttacaCGACCGTGAATATTTATCCCACGTGATTAATTCTTAACCACATCCGCGACCACAACTTTTGAAGGAATGAATGCACTTCTTCGTATAAATTTCTTGAGACAGTCCCATTGACTTGTTACATGAGTCCATTCAACAGAAATGTTGAAATCATTGATCGTAATCATGTCCAACCTGTCAAGCAGCATTAACCTTATCCTCATCCTTCAGATGAGCAGATCTTCATCACGTCTATACTACgctcctttttctttcagaCGTTTTCCACAATGAGGCCcttattattgaattcaaacTTGAAAGCTCGAGTTTATAGAGAAATGCAACGTCCATAGCTGGAAGGTCATGCTAATCGAATGCAAGTGCATCCATGATCACTTCAAATTATAAGTcaaactacctaggtagtgtTACTATGGATATTTAACAAGTGGCCAGAGCAACTTTGGAATTGGGGAAATTTGATCTTGCATTTCCGGAGAAGAATTTTCGCGGTGTGAAATTCCTTTGTAACATATACCATACTCAAGTTCTTTTCAGATGAGTATCTGGACTTCACTTGACAGCCATCTAATCACACAAGAATTTTTCTCTCCCAAGATGTTTTGTTACACGCCTGGTGGACATCCTAAGTTTTGCAGTTTTGACATGtttgaaaattcgaaaaCGGGTTTGCAATCGAGATGCCCACTTTACTAAATTCTCGTTTAGGATACCTCTTTTCTACCATCCCACGAAAGCTCCCCCCGTTCGCTTCCGCACCTGTCCAAGTATCTCTCGTGATTATTCCACCGCAAGTAAAACAACACCGCATTTCTATGTGCGTCACCCATTTCTGAGGCTAGTTCTGTGTTGGCAATTTCCCATATTGTTTTCTACTATGAGCATGCTGGGCCAAGTTTGCTGCCACGAGGTTTATGGGTGAAGACTTCCCAACGGGCCATAGCAACACGTTCGGAGGGAGTAGCAAGGGCCATGATAGGTTCTCAGAAACTGAGTTCGAGGAGAACAATACCCAAACTATGGATGTCAAGGCTAGGGCGAAAGCGGGGGAAGTGCGATTGCGAGCTATGTGAACGTACATCCGAAAAAGTTGGTTATTATTTTCTCAATTATGAACTTTGACTCACATCCAAACCCGCAATACCCATTTGACTATCTTCGGATGGAGAACTATGTCTCTCGTCATCTGGACGTGAGTACTATTGACCTACGAAAAACGGGCGAGAAAGGTCAACTTCGCCGATTCCCTGATCACGGAAGAAAATTATATTGTAGCTAGATATTTTCCTATAGACCCAACTAACACATTGAAGTTGATATAGTGCGATTGCTAAGCTGTGCGATAATTTAAACCGTTGATCAAGGGATCGGTCCTTTGGACTCTCGGATGAGCAGGCTTCACTTAGTAGGTCTTAACCGTAACCGGAAGAGATATAGTCGAGGATATTCTGGCATACGATACACAAAACCCACAAGTTCATGGGACCCCCTTCTGTAGTATGGTCAGTTGTCGTAGTATACCCTATACAATCCAGTATCCGAAAGTCGGTGTCTGTGTCAAACGTTCGATGAAGCAGGTGCGCGATATGATGACGACCAAGAAGTAAATCTTCTGGGCTCAATTCGGAATAATTCATTTCTGCTGTGTTGAGACGCCATTCTATGAAAGCAATTTGAGTGGAATCTACTTTCGGTGAGATATTCGATTCTTGTTTAAACTGCTCAATGGCAGAGTCCCCCAGAGAGTGGTGTACGGAGATGTCCGAGTCATCTTTTGATAGTGGAGCGTACACGGCCATCgtttgaggaagaggaacgtataaattttgttttacatgatgatattgtaGCTTTGGCCCCAAAAAGCTCGCAAAATCGCTCGTTAGGATTCGCATGCTTTCTTTGCTACTTTTGGCTCAAGTTAGTGACTTAGCGAATGGCGACGGAGATGCGTGGTCTTCAATGTCTCGAACCTTATTGCCTTTGCCATCTCTAAGTAGCTCAGGTACCTAACTCTTGTTTGCATATCGAAGTAAAATGATTTTCGCGGCTTTTGTATCGTTGTGGTCTATAAGGTGTTCCATTTCATTGTCCATGAGAGTGGAATCAGAACGGTACTCCAGCCTATTCTCCTCGATAGCGCCTACTATCTCACCAGTCAAACCTCTCATCAGACTATTATTCTCTCACCTAGGAAGCAGTTTTTGGAGACTGTCATTGAGATTAGTAAGCTTAGACAGTGTTTCCTCCAAGCCAGTCTTGTCTTCTAGTGCCCATTGTAACTTTGGATAGACACTGTTTGACGAagatatctctttctctttggcAGAATGCTTCACGCTTATCTTTGCTAGTAGCCGGCGAGTAGAAGTTTGAGATTCTAGGATCGTAGATTTACCGCATTACAATTTCTTAGAGGCATAGACTCCTAGATATCCAGTTACGCCACTTCGTTGGGCAACAATCTATGAAAAACCGCAGCTTTTCAGAACTCTATTGGCGCTTAGTGCAAAGTTCGCCCGTGAAACGTTTTTTATGCCGTCTATAGAAGAAAGATGCGAAGAATTAAAGAGAGTAGAAGGTGTCTTATTGCTAGAAACTCCTTGCACCAATCTAGAAATCTTAAAGGTGTTCTTTGCTAGAGCTAGGGTTACAAGAATATCATCAGATTTCTCGCAAACGCCCTTGGGTCTTTTGATCTGCGAGTATGACGGACCCCAACGAAGATGGTGTCGGGGTTTGAATTTGGGGAGAAGATTAAAAAGGCCCTTTCGCTGTGTTTGAAATTGCAGCCTGGAAGTGAGGATGTTGCATTGTATGAGGCTGTGATATTTGGCCATGTTAAAATTGTGCGTTATCTTCTCAGGGAACTTGGATGCAATGTTGCGAGTTAAAATAAAGGGCTTGTTTATCTTCATACTGTTGTTTTATATGGACATATTCAGATGGTTCGTCATTTACTCGCCGAGGGGGCAGAAGCACATGTCCGAACGGATGAACGGCAATCGACTTGTCATCAtttattgatgatgagacCAAGAGACGAAGAA encodes the following:
- the Bchis3 gene encoding Bchis3, yielding MAPVRSTALARDTNETSIQLAINLDGGEFPADTDKKLLSGEEGHASQVSKSQHIAIHTGIGFLDHMLHALAKHAGWSLAINCKGDLHIDDHHTAEDVCIALGTSFAKALGTPVGIARFGSAYCPLDEALSRAVVDISNRPFAVIDLGLKREKIGDLSCEMIPHCLQSFAQGARITLHVDCLRGDNDHHRAESAFKALAVAVRQATSIVAGREGEVPSTKGTLST
- the Bcrfc4 gene encoding Bcrfc4, which translates into the protein MTTSKAPEVGESSTSAAKKALKANTNGVTNYELPWVEKYRPVFLDDVVGNTETIERLKIIAKDGNMPHVIISGMPGIGKTTSVLCLARQLLGDSYKEAVLELNASDERGIDVVRNRIKGFAQKKVTLPAGRHKLVILDEADSMTSGAQQALRRTMEIYSSTTRFAFACNQSNKIIEPLQSRCAILRYARLTDQQVVKRLLQIIETEKVEYSDDGLAALVFSAEGDMRQAINNLQSTFAGFGLVNGDNVFKVVDSPHPIKVQAMIKACYEGKIDSALETLNELWGLGYSSHDIISTMFRVTKTVNTLSEHSKLEFIKEIGFTHMKILEGVQTLLQLSGCIARLCKLNMDSRQFVAK